The following is a genomic window from Mycolicibacterium sp. TY81.
CGAACTGCACGACGACGTCGGCCTCGCAGCGCCGCGCGACCTCGGCGCGGTGATGTGCGACGCCCTCGGCGAGGGAGCCGGCCAGGTCCCGCAGTGCGCCGGCATCGGTGATGGCCCGGTGGCCTCCGGGCAGTTCGAGTTCGGCGGCCAGCGTCAGCGGACCGGGGACCTGCACCTTGATGGTCCGTCCGGTCCCGCGCAGTCCGGCTTTCTCCCACGCCTCTTCGAGCGCGTCGACGTCCTCGTCGAGAAGGCCTGTGGCGCGGCGCACGACGGCGCTGCGGCCGGGCGCGATGCGGTAACCGCGGGGCACGGTGTCGATGCCGATGTCGACGAGCAGCGCACCCGCCCGTCCGATGATGTCGGCGCCCACGCCACGTGCGGGCAGTTCCACCAGATGCGGCAGCGCGGGCAGTTCACCGACCACGACTGCCGCCGCTTCCCGTGCGACTGTCCCCGGCCACGAGCCGATACCGGTTGCCTGGGCGAAAACAGTCACGCAGCCAACACTATTCGATGGGGTCTGCGGCCGGATCTTCCACGTAGCTCCGCAGCCGGTCCAGGGCCCGGTCCCAGCGCTTCGACAGCGCGGTCAGGTACTCACTGGCCTCGGCGAGCGGGTCGGGCTGTATCCGCCAGATGCGCTCACGCCCGTGCCGGCTGCTGGTCACCAGCCCCACCGCCTCCAACAGCAGCAGATGTTTGGTGGCCGCCTGCCGGGTCACCGGAATCACCTGTGACACTTGTAAAGTCGAGCACGGGCCGGCCTCGCAGAGGCGCACGACGATACGCAGCCGATTGGGGTCGCCGAGCGCGTCGAACAACGGCGCCCGGTCTTCGACAGCCGTACTCACACGAGTTCGTCCAGGTACTTGCGTACCAGTTTCGTCTGGGCTTCCCAGCCGCCACTGTTGGCTTCGAACGCCGCGGCCCGGCGTTCGGCCGGGATGTTGTCGAACCCGGACTCGACGATCTGCAACAACACACCGTCGGCAGTCTCGGTGAGTGTGAACTCGACCAGCGTGGTCGGCTCGTCGTCGTAGTCGGCGTCCGGTTCGACGGCGTACGGATGCCAGCGGAAAGCCAGACGACGCGGCGGTTCGACCGCGACGATCTGCCACACCGAGGATTTACCGGCGTGCGGCTCCTGCGCGGCAGCGACCTCGTCGTCGACCTCGGTCGGGGTGATCACCCCGGTCACCGATTCGCCCGCGACGAACGGTCCGTCGAACCGGATGCCGAACCAGCGACCGAACTCGTCGGAGTTGGCGATGGCGTGCCACACCCGGTCGAGCGGGGCGCGCAGAGTGACTTCTTTTTCGATGCGATCGGAATTCATAAGCAACCTCCTGGTTGCCTATCACGTTACGACCGCACTCCAGGAAACGCAACCATTTGGTTGCCTTGGGATGGCGTCAGCGCGTGATCGTGGCGCTGGCGATGACCTCGTCGCCGTCCGGGTCGCGGCGGTAG
Proteins encoded in this region:
- a CDS encoding helix-turn-helix transcriptional regulator codes for the protein MSTAVEDRAPLFDALGDPNRLRIVVRLCEAGPCSTLQVSQVIPVTRQAATKHLLLLEAVGLVTSSRHGRERIWRIQPDPLAEASEYLTALSKRWDRALDRLRSYVEDPAADPIE
- a CDS encoding SRPBCC family protein → MNSDRIEKEVTLRAPLDRVWHAIANSDEFGRWFGIRFDGPFVAGESVTGVITPTEVDDEVAAAQEPHAGKSSVWQIVAVEPPRRLAFRWHPYAVEPDADYDDEPTTLVEFTLTETADGVLLQIVESGFDNIPAERRAAAFEANSGGWEAQTKLVRKYLDELV